The Phragmites australis chromosome 15, lpPhrAust1.1, whole genome shotgun sequence genome window below encodes:
- the LOC133893179 gene encoding small ribosomal subunit protein uS19, producing the protein MADADVETEVAASAQPKKRTFRKYSYRGVDLDALLDMSTDDLVQLFPARARRRFQRGLKRKPMALIKKLRKAKKDAPAGEKPEPVRTHLRNMIIVPEMIGSIIGVYNGKTFNQVEIKPEMIGHYLAEFSISYKPVKHGRPGIGATHSSRFIPLK; encoded by the exons ATG GCGGACGCCGATGTCGAGACGGAGGTCGCCGCCAGCGCGCAGCCGAAGAAGAGGACGTTCCGCAAGTACAGCTACCGCGGCGTCGACCTCGACGCGCTGCTCGACATGTCCACCGACGACCTCGTCCAGCTCTTCCCCGCGCGCGCCAGGAGAAG GTTCCAGAGGGGCCTGAAGAGGAAGCCCATGGCCCTCATCAAGAAGCTGCGCAAGGCG AAAAAGGATGCTCCTGCTGGTGAGAAGCCTGAGCCAGTGAGGACCCATCTTCGCAACATGATCATTGTGCCTGAGATGATTGGAAGCATCATCGGAGTCTACAACGGCAAGACCTTCAACCAGGTTGAAATCAAGCCCGAGATGATTGGCCACTACCTTGCAGAGTTCTCTATCTCCTACAAGCCGGTCAAGCACGGTAGGCCCGGTATTGGTGCCACCCACTCGTCGCGGTTCATTCCTCTCAAATGA